A window of the Gemmatirosa kalamazoonensis genome harbors these coding sequences:
- a CDS encoding YggS family pyridoxal phosphate-dependent enzyme encodes MPFSDLPARLHEIRERVDRAVARGGHRQRVAIVAVTKTHGPEAVRAAWDAGIRDVGENKVQEALAKMEAVDVPARWHLIGHLQRNKVKQIDGFALVHSVDSARLADAVHAHGIQRGRAVDALLQVNVSGEGTKGGYPPDELRAEAERLATLPGIVVRGVMTMAPFDAPESVLRTVFAGARAARAVLAEVGHPATELSMGMSNDYEIAVEEGATMVRLGTLLFGARASDAPPQDQMTDATFRLTALDVRRYDFGTAFRGYDKTRVDQFREQVAEEIERLTRANQELDEKARNFLEQLRAFRERDRALNEALIGAQKLREDTQAQAEREAELLRREAQLEAERTVAAARRDAEREIERLRGEARRIEDEIASLDRVHRTYIAQLRLQAERQLAELAASEAAALPPVPQRARLAATGGGEDDGRAAADATQKTTE; translated from the coding sequence ATGCCGTTTTCGGACCTTCCCGCGCGCCTCCACGAGATCCGTGAACGGGTGGACCGCGCCGTGGCGCGGGGCGGGCACCGGCAACGCGTGGCGATCGTCGCGGTGACCAAGACGCACGGCCCCGAGGCGGTGCGCGCGGCGTGGGACGCGGGCATCCGCGACGTGGGGGAGAACAAGGTGCAGGAGGCGCTGGCGAAGATGGAGGCGGTGGACGTGCCGGCGCGGTGGCACCTCATCGGTCACCTGCAGCGCAACAAGGTGAAGCAGATCGACGGCTTCGCGCTGGTGCACTCCGTGGACAGCGCGCGTCTCGCCGACGCGGTCCACGCGCACGGGATCCAGCGCGGCCGCGCCGTCGACGCGCTGCTCCAGGTGAACGTGAGCGGCGAGGGGACCAAGGGCGGCTATCCGCCGGACGAGCTGCGGGCCGAGGCGGAGCGGCTCGCGACGCTGCCGGGGATCGTCGTGCGCGGGGTGATGACGATGGCGCCGTTCGACGCGCCGGAGTCGGTGCTGCGCACCGTGTTCGCCGGCGCGCGCGCCGCGCGCGCGGTGCTCGCCGAGGTGGGCCACCCGGCGACGGAGCTGTCCATGGGAATGTCCAACGATTACGAGATCGCCGTCGAGGAGGGCGCGACGATGGTGCGTCTCGGCACGCTACTCTTCGGCGCGCGCGCGAGTGACGCGCCGCCACAGGATCAGATGACCGACGCGACCTTCCGTCTCACGGCGCTCGACGTGCGCCGATACGACTTCGGCACCGCCTTCCGCGGCTACGACAAGACGCGCGTGGACCAGTTCCGCGAGCAGGTGGCCGAGGAGATCGAGCGACTCACGCGCGCCAACCAGGAGCTGGACGAGAAGGCCCGCAACTTCCTGGAGCAGCTGCGCGCGTTCCGCGAGCGCGATCGCGCGCTGAACGAGGCACTCATCGGCGCGCAGAAGCTGCGCGAGGACACCCAGGCGCAGGCCGAGCGCGAGGCGGAGCTGCTCCGACGCGAGGCGCAGCTCGAGGCCGAGCGCACCGTGGCCGCCGCGCGGCGCGACGCCGAGCGCGAGATCGAGCGGCTGCGCGGCGAGGCGCGGCGCATCGAGGACGAGATCGCGAGCCTGGACCGCGTGCACCGCACGTACATCGCGCAGCTGCGACTGCAGGCCGAACGTCAGCTCGCCGAGCTGGCGGCGTCGGAGGCGGCCGCGCTGCCGCCGGTGCCGCAGCGCGCACGGCTCGCGGCCACGGGCGGAGGGGAGGACGACGGCCGCGCCGCGGCCGACGCCACGCAGAAGACGACGGAGTGA
- the ileS gene encoding isoleucine--tRNA ligase, translating into MEETTAVQERDQAPERERYAQIPPDQSPDALERGILDGWTEEDLFAQTLAAREGAPDFVFFEGPPTANGRPGIHHVFARTIKDLFCRHRAMKGFRVLRKAGWDTHGLPVEIEVEKALGISGKQDIEKLGVAEFNRLCRESVFRYRADWEQLSARMGYWLDYSDPYVTYTNEYVESVWWALKTLHTKDLLYLGHKILPYCPRCGTSLSSHEVAQGYEDVEDPSVFVALDLAEPSGLGTRDSGLDSPTSPESRVPSPGRRRLLVWTTTPWTLVSNTALAVHPDLTYVELRKKSGVDWTIVLAEARVSAVLGGDWQDRWDVVGQMQGRELAGKRYTRPLDWVPYPLEGEHEIVLAEEFVSAEEGTGIVHMAPAFGADDYAAGRRHELAFLQPVNARGEFEASVPVIGGTFFKKADPAIVAELEKRDVLWKAGTMVHSYPHCWRCRTPLIYYARESWFVRTTAYANEMLARNARVDWHPEEVGSGRFGTWLENNIDWAISRDRYWGTPLPVWVNDADPSEVDVIGSYAELAERIGRPLPDDFDPHKPFIDEYTWPAPSGRGTMRRVPQVIDTWFDSGSMSFAQWHYPFENRDLTAHQFPADFIAEGVDQTRGWFYSLLAIATGLGDALPNNSSTLHAARSTLGQAGDGASVERGAESVAAPYRAVVVNNTVVDAQGKKMSKSRGNAVDPWAVIERHGVDAVRLFFMGVGQLAIERRFDEGVIREFAGRFLLTLRNVYNFFALYANFGWEPGADDPPVAARSLLDRWVLSRLAAVESDADALLEAYDPTTAVRRIVEFFDDDVSKWYVRLSRDRFWNGHESADGRAAFATLREVLVVTARLLAPVAPFLADWMHRQLAGSSVHLAPYVRPERGGREHDLEAAMDAARRLATLGRAARETVKIPVRQPLGELVAVIPFPDGAGAVGEVARLVHELEPLLASELNVKRVRWAASGDALVTLEPKPNFRVLGKRFGKSTPRAAEAVAGLGADALRRFERGEAVGIVIDGADHLLEPGDLTIVRRASGDYVVQESEGYVAALDPAVSPELRREGLAREVVSRVQRLRKEAGLAVSDRIRLIVAGAAEVEAAVREHHDYVAGEVLATQLAVGTSGGTKSSSVGDTGPDGATEPSSSRPHVTQTFDLDGREVRVSLSKDEF; encoded by the coding sequence GTGGAGGAGACCACCGCAGTGCAGGAGCGCGATCAGGCGCCCGAGCGCGAGCGCTACGCACAGATCCCGCCCGACCAGTCGCCCGACGCGCTGGAGCGGGGGATCCTCGACGGCTGGACGGAGGAGGACCTCTTCGCCCAGACGCTCGCCGCGCGCGAGGGTGCGCCCGACTTCGTGTTCTTCGAGGGCCCGCCGACGGCGAACGGACGCCCCGGCATCCACCACGTGTTCGCGCGCACGATCAAGGACCTGTTCTGCCGCCACCGCGCGATGAAGGGGTTCCGCGTGCTGCGCAAGGCGGGATGGGACACGCACGGCCTGCCGGTCGAGATCGAGGTCGAGAAGGCGTTAGGCATCAGCGGCAAGCAGGACATCGAGAAGCTCGGCGTCGCGGAGTTCAACCGGCTCTGCCGCGAGAGCGTGTTCCGCTACCGCGCCGACTGGGAGCAGCTCTCGGCCCGCATGGGCTACTGGCTCGACTACTCGGATCCGTACGTCACGTACACGAACGAGTACGTGGAGAGCGTGTGGTGGGCGCTGAAGACGCTGCACACGAAGGACCTGCTGTACCTCGGCCACAAGATCCTGCCGTACTGCCCGCGGTGCGGCACGTCGCTGTCGTCGCACGAGGTGGCGCAGGGGTACGAGGACGTCGAGGATCCCAGCGTCTTCGTGGCACTGGACCTGGCCGAGCCGTCGGGACTCGGGACTCGGGACTCGGGACTCGACTCCCCCACGAGTCCCGAGTCCCGAGTCCCGAGTCCCGGCCGTCGCCGTCTACTCGTCTGGACCACCACGCCGTGGACGCTCGTGTCGAACACGGCGCTCGCGGTGCATCCCGATCTCACGTACGTCGAGCTGCGCAAGAAGTCCGGCGTCGACTGGACGATCGTGCTCGCCGAGGCGCGCGTAAGCGCGGTGCTCGGCGGCGACTGGCAGGATCGGTGGGACGTCGTGGGGCAGATGCAGGGGCGCGAGCTCGCCGGCAAGCGGTACACGCGCCCCCTCGACTGGGTGCCGTATCCCCTCGAGGGGGAGCATGAGATCGTCCTCGCCGAGGAGTTTGTGTCGGCGGAGGAGGGGACCGGCATCGTGCACATGGCGCCGGCGTTCGGCGCCGACGACTACGCGGCGGGGCGGCGGCATGAGCTCGCGTTCCTGCAGCCGGTGAACGCGCGCGGCGAGTTCGAGGCGTCGGTGCCCGTCATCGGCGGCACGTTCTTCAAGAAGGCCGACCCGGCGATCGTCGCGGAGCTGGAGAAGCGCGACGTGCTGTGGAAGGCGGGCACGATGGTGCACTCGTACCCGCACTGCTGGCGATGCCGCACGCCGCTGATCTACTACGCGCGCGAGAGCTGGTTCGTGCGCACCACGGCGTACGCGAACGAGATGCTCGCGCGCAACGCGCGCGTCGACTGGCACCCCGAGGAGGTCGGGAGCGGCCGGTTCGGCACGTGGCTCGAGAACAACATCGACTGGGCGATCTCGCGCGACCGCTACTGGGGCACGCCGCTGCCGGTGTGGGTGAACGACGCCGATCCGTCGGAGGTCGACGTCATCGGCAGCTACGCGGAGCTGGCCGAGCGCATCGGCCGACCGTTGCCCGACGACTTCGATCCCCACAAGCCGTTCATCGACGAGTACACGTGGCCGGCGCCGAGCGGGCGCGGGACCATGCGCCGCGTGCCGCAGGTGATCGACACGTGGTTCGACTCGGGCTCGATGTCGTTCGCGCAGTGGCACTACCCGTTCGAGAACCGCGACCTCACCGCGCACCAGTTCCCGGCCGACTTCATCGCCGAGGGCGTGGACCAGACGCGGGGCTGGTTCTACTCGCTGCTCGCGATCGCGACGGGGCTCGGCGACGCGCTGCCTAACAATTCCTCCACGCTCCACGCTGCACGCTCCACGCTCGGCCAGGCGGGCGACGGAGCGAGCGTGGAGCGTGGAGCGGAGAGCGTGGCAGCGCCCTATCGGGCGGTGGTCGTCAACAACACCGTCGTCGACGCGCAGGGGAAGAAGATGTCGAAGAGCCGCGGCAACGCGGTCGACCCGTGGGCCGTGATCGAGCGGCACGGCGTCGACGCGGTGCGGCTGTTCTTCATGGGCGTCGGACAGCTCGCCATCGAGCGGCGGTTCGACGAGGGCGTGATCCGCGAGTTCGCGGGGCGCTTCCTGCTCACGCTGCGCAACGTCTACAACTTCTTCGCGCTGTACGCGAACTTCGGCTGGGAGCCGGGCGCGGACGATCCGCCGGTGGCGGCGCGGTCGCTGCTCGACCGCTGGGTGCTGTCGCGGCTCGCCGCGGTGGAGAGCGACGCCGACGCGCTGCTCGAGGCGTACGATCCGACCACCGCGGTGCGGCGCATCGTCGAGTTCTTCGACGACGACGTGTCGAAGTGGTACGTGCGGCTGTCGCGCGACCGCTTCTGGAACGGCCACGAGTCGGCCGACGGGCGCGCCGCGTTCGCCACGCTGCGCGAGGTGCTCGTGGTGACGGCGCGGCTACTCGCGCCGGTCGCGCCGTTCCTCGCCGACTGGATGCACCGGCAGCTCGCGGGCAGCTCGGTGCACCTCGCGCCGTACGTGCGGCCGGAGCGCGGGGGCCGCGAGCACGACCTGGAGGCGGCGATGGACGCCGCGCGGCGGCTCGCCACGCTCGGCCGCGCCGCGCGAGAGACGGTGAAGATCCCGGTGCGCCAGCCGCTCGGCGAGCTCGTGGCGGTGATCCCGTTCCCCGATGGTGCGGGCGCGGTGGGTGAGGTCGCGCGGCTGGTGCACGAACTGGAGCCCCTGCTGGCGTCCGAGCTGAACGTGAAGCGCGTGCGGTGGGCGGCGTCGGGCGACGCGCTCGTCACGCTGGAGCCCAAGCCGAACTTCCGCGTCCTCGGCAAGCGCTTCGGCAAGTCGACGCCGCGCGCCGCGGAAGCGGTGGCCGGGCTCGGCGCCGACGCGCTGCGGCGCTTCGAGCGCGGCGAAGCGGTCGGCATTGTGATCGACGGCGCGGATCACCTGCTGGAGCCGGGAGATCTGACCATCGTGCGGCGTGCCTCGGGCGACTACGTTGTCCAGGAATCCGAGGGGTACGTGGCGGCGCTCGACCCTGCGGTATCCCCCGAATTGCGCCGCGAGGGGCTGGCCCGGGAGGTCGTCAGCCGGGTACAGCGGTTGCGCAAGGAGGCCGGCCTGGCGGTGAGCGACCGCATCCGGCTGATCGTCGCCGGAGCTGCCGAGGTGGAGGCGGCGGTCCGGGAGCATCACGACTACGTCGCGGGCGAGGTGCTCGCGACCCAGCTCGCCGTTGGAACATCCGGGGGTACTAAGTCGTCATCCGTCGGTGATACGGGACCCGATGGGGCGACGGAGCCCAGTTCATCCCGACCACACGTGACGCAGACCTTCGACCTCGACGGTCGCGAGGTCCGCGTCTCTCTCAGTAAGGACGAGTTCTGA
- a CDS encoding TraR/DksA family transcriptional regulator, whose translation MPTSGATTGTTGTTKKHKPMTKKQLAHFEKRLLEERKRVLKELGHHGETFGASQQESDGDLSSYSFHMADQGTDAMEREKAFLFASQEGRFLWHIDEALRRLYRSPETFGRCHSCGNEIAFERLDALPHARFCIECKQKEEDSKKGG comes from the coding sequence ATGCCGACCAGCGGTGCTACGACGGGCACGACCGGCACGACGAAGAAGCACAAGCCGATGACCAAGAAGCAGCTCGCGCATTTCGAGAAGCGGCTGCTCGAGGAGCGGAAGCGCGTGCTCAAGGAGCTCGGCCATCACGGCGAGACGTTCGGCGCCAGCCAGCAGGAGTCGGACGGCGACCTGAGCTCGTACTCGTTCCACATGGCGGATCAGGGCACCGACGCCATGGAGCGTGAGAAGGCGTTCCTCTTCGCGAGCCAGGAGGGGCGCTTCCTCTGGCACATCGACGAAGCGCTGCGCCGGCTCTATCGCTCGCCCGAGACGTTCGGCCGCTGCCACAGCTGCGGCAACGAGATCGCCTTCGAGCGCCTCGACGCACTGCCGCACGCGCGGTTCTGCATCGAGTGCAAGCAGAAGGAGGAAGACAGCAAGAAGGGCGGCTGA
- the lspA gene encoding signal peptidase II has translation MTTPPAERPTDTAYVPFTGSSSSDASTNGVVFWPVVLAVVLADVVTKAMAVYALHPPGVPYAVAGDAVRLTLVYNPGAAFGLHLGPYSRWIFLALTAGVLSILWRLYKQTRDRDNLRTFALALVCGGAVGNALDRLRSAEGVVDFLDLGTGAVRWPTFNLADVAVSVGAFLLAWVLWGDDPAAEPAMVTERPQPTVQPAVQPSSDLP, from the coding sequence GTGACTACCCCGCCGGCCGAGAGGCCGACCGACACGGCGTACGTGCCATTCACCGGGTCATCGAGCAGCGACGCGAGCACGAACGGCGTCGTGTTCTGGCCCGTGGTGCTCGCCGTGGTGCTCGCCGACGTCGTCACGAAGGCGATGGCGGTCTACGCGCTGCATCCGCCGGGAGTGCCGTACGCCGTCGCCGGCGACGCCGTGCGGCTGACGCTCGTGTACAATCCCGGCGCCGCCTTCGGCCTGCACCTCGGGCCGTACTCGCGGTGGATCTTCCTCGCCCTCACGGCGGGCGTGCTGTCCATCCTCTGGCGGCTCTACAAGCAGACGCGCGACCGCGACAACCTGCGCACGTTCGCCCTCGCGCTCGTGTGCGGCGGCGCCGTCGGCAACGCGCTCGATCGACTCCGCTCGGCGGAAGGCGTCGTGGACTTTCTCGACCTCGGTACCGGCGCCGTGCGCTGGCCGACGTTCAACCTCGCCGACGTCGCGGTGAGCGTCGGCGCGTTCCTGCTCGCGTGGGTGCTGTGGGGCGACGATCCCGCCGCCGAGCCGGCGATGGTGACCGAGCGTCCGCAGCCGACCGTGCAGCCGGCCGTGCAGCCGTCGAGCGACCTGCCGTGA
- the lspA gene encoding signal peptidase II encodes MSTTLAPVSPTDARHGSSRAGSALTAIAIIVVIVLLDQWTKHLAVTHLVPRHMPHEIIGDVVRFTLTFNPGAAFGMHLGDASRWVFTLLTLLILGFLVRLFTGTPRHDTALRLAVATVMGGALGNLVDRLRSASGVVDFIDIGVGDVRFWTFNVADTAVSLGAVALVILLWRRDLHASRAAAPTELSPDERLARESSEP; translated from the coding sequence GTGAGCACCACGCTCGCTCCCGTCTCGCCGACCGACGCGCGGCACGGATCGTCACGCGCCGGCTCCGCGCTCACGGCGATCGCGATCATCGTCGTCATCGTCCTGCTCGACCAGTGGACGAAGCACCTCGCCGTGACGCACCTCGTGCCGCGGCACATGCCGCACGAGATCATCGGCGACGTCGTACGCTTCACGCTGACGTTCAACCCCGGCGCGGCGTTCGGCATGCACCTCGGCGACGCGTCGCGGTGGGTGTTCACGCTCCTCACGCTGCTCATCCTCGGCTTCCTCGTGCGGCTGTTCACGGGGACGCCGCGGCACGACACGGCGCTGCGCCTCGCCGTCGCGACGGTGATGGGCGGCGCGCTCGGCAACCTCGTGGACCGGCTCCGCTCCGCGAGCGGCGTCGTCGACTTCATCGACATCGGCGTCGGCGACGTGCGCTTCTGGACGTTCAACGTCGCCGACACGGCGGTGAGCCTCGGCGCGGTCGCGCTGGTGATCCTGCTCTGGCGTCGCGACCTCCACGCGAGCCGCGCGGCCGCGCCGACCGAGCTGTCGCCGGACGAGCGGCTCGCCCGCGAGTCGAGCGAGCCGTGA
- a CDS encoding RluA family pseudouridine synthase: MTDPVGGAGLPPAAPGRHEVAAGADDAGSRLDVLVAARLGLSRNQAATLIATGAVLVGGRREKAGYRIRAGETAVVDVPQPPGREVIGEAIPIEVVYEDEHLVVVNKAAGMVVHPAPGNWSGTLVNALVGRGQELADGAGEERPGLVHRLDKDTSGLLVVAKSDRAHRLLSAAIADRRVTRRYATVCWGHLKEERITVEKPIGRDPRDRKRMAIVQGGKAARTDFARLARFDAGDLLRAHLHSGRTHQIRVHLASIGHPVLGDDTYGGGGGRRLVGLPPRRHFLHAAWLRFRHPVTGAQMDLRAPLPDDLRASLARIAEDPALSTHADPLAAFGFYDVDD; encoded by the coding sequence GTGACCGACCCGGTGGGCGGAGCCGGCCTGCCGCCCGCCGCCCCCGGACGCCACGAGGTCGCCGCCGGCGCGGACGACGCGGGGAGCCGACTCGACGTCCTCGTCGCCGCGCGACTCGGCCTGTCGCGCAACCAGGCGGCGACGCTCATCGCCACCGGCGCGGTGCTCGTCGGCGGCCGGCGCGAGAAGGCGGGCTACCGCATCCGTGCCGGCGAGACCGCCGTCGTCGACGTGCCGCAGCCGCCCGGGCGCGAGGTGATCGGCGAGGCCATCCCGATCGAGGTCGTGTACGAGGACGAGCACCTCGTCGTCGTGAACAAGGCCGCGGGCATGGTCGTGCACCCCGCGCCCGGCAACTGGTCGGGCACGCTCGTGAACGCGCTCGTCGGACGTGGACAGGAGCTGGCGGACGGAGCGGGCGAGGAGCGCCCGGGCCTCGTCCACCGGCTCGACAAGGACACGTCGGGGCTGCTCGTCGTCGCGAAGAGCGATCGCGCGCATCGCCTGCTCAGCGCCGCGATCGCCGATCGGCGCGTGACGCGCCGCTACGCCACGGTGTGCTGGGGGCACCTGAAGGAGGAGCGCATCACGGTCGAGAAGCCGATCGGCCGCGATCCGCGAGACCGCAAGCGCATGGCGATCGTCCAGGGAGGGAAGGCGGCGCGCACCGACTTCGCGCGGCTCGCGCGGTTCGATGCGGGCGACCTGCTGCGCGCGCATCTGCATTCGGGTCGCACGCATCAGATCCGCGTGCACCTCGCGAGCATCGGGCACCCGGTGTTGGGCGACGACACGTACGGCGGCGGCGGCGGACGCCGGCTCGTCGGGCTGCCGCCCCGTCGGCACTTCCTGCACGCGGCGTGGCTGCGCTTCCGCCATCCCGTGACGGGCGCGCAGATGGATCTGCGCGCGCCGCTTCCGGACGACCTGCGCGCATCGCTCGCGCGCATCGCCGAGGACCCCGCGCTGTCCACGCACGCCGATCCGCTCGCCGCGTTCGGCTTCTACGACGTCGATGATTGA
- a CDS encoding chemotaxis protein CheW translates to MIDELHQEEPHVEDDEAPRVMLVRVSDDRLALPVRDVLEVLRARDTMPVPGTPPWVRGLLALRGTLVPVADLARRGGIATDVPWLVVVERDGRRAALGVLAIDGVHPVEDGERPPLGHPRDTLPRRASVRLLPREVGTATTAGLPAAADVLDVGALFEELFEGE, encoded by the coding sequence ATGATTGACGAGCTGCACCAGGAAGAACCGCACGTCGAAGACGACGAAGCACCGCGCGTGATGCTCGTGCGCGTGAGCGACGACCGTCTCGCGCTGCCGGTGCGCGACGTGCTCGAGGTGCTGCGCGCGCGCGACACCATGCCGGTTCCCGGCACGCCGCCGTGGGTGCGCGGGCTGCTCGCGCTGCGCGGCACGCTCGTACCCGTGGCCGATCTCGCCCGGCGCGGCGGCATCGCGACCGACGTGCCGTGGCTCGTCGTCGTCGAGCGCGACGGCCGGCGTGCGGCGCTCGGCGTGCTCGCGATCGACGGCGTGCATCCGGTGGAGGACGGGGAGCGGCCGCCGCTCGGACATCCGCGCGACACGTTGCCCCGGCGCGCCTCCGTGCGTCTCCTCCCTCGAGAGGTCGGGACCGCCACGACAGCGGGCCTCCCGGCCGCGGCCGACGTGCTCGACGTCGGTGCGCTGTTCGAGGAGCTCTTCGAGGGAGAGTGA
- a CDS encoding response regulator: MAKSVLICDDAIFMRTMVGDILTQAGFDVIGEAESGMQAVERYKELRPDLVTMDIVMPDMGGIDAVREIVKLDPDAKVLMCSAMGQQALVVEAIQAGAKDFVVKPFQPSRVLEAVTRVLG; encoded by the coding sequence GTGGCCAAGTCCGTGCTCATCTGCGACGATGCGATCTTCATGCGCACGATGGTCGGCGACATCCTCACGCAGGCCGGCTTCGACGTCATCGGCGAGGCCGAGTCGGGGATGCAGGCGGTGGAGCGCTACAAGGAGCTGCGCCCCGACCTGGTGACGATGGACATCGTGATGCCCGACATGGGCGGCATCGACGCCGTGCGCGAGATCGTGAAGCTCGATCCCGACGCGAAGGTGCTGATGTGCTCCGCCATGGGGCAGCAGGCGCTCGTGGTGGAGGCGATCCAGGCGGGCGCGAAGGACTTCGTCGTGAAGCCGTTCCAGCCGAGCCGCGTGCTGGAGGCCGTGACGCGCGTGCTGGGGTGA
- a CDS encoding chemotaxis protein CheA, which yields MTAPSTASRYAALFATESRTLLHAAATAASALGTPDAAARAAAVDALFRAVHSLKGMAGAMELAAVETFAHALETALAAMRDGALAIEPMLVDTIVAAVDRLDEAVEASLAGRTLDLAADAETLRQFASDAPAAALPTAAVLTPLPGAPVVHVRIDPDAALPGARAAVAVRKLEALGTLDACVPPRDALFDATFDGRLSVRLRTAASGEALQAAARAAGDVAEVRVESAAVVDPASSRTRAASPPPASPAPAALVRVERARLDALLDVASELTIARVRLAAALGGVADPAVAAAAADIARLVGALHEEVRGTRTAPAADVFERLPRVVRDLARVLGKRAELVVEGGDVALDRAVLEELHEPLVHLLRNAVSHGLESPEERVAAGKPAVGRIVLRAERDRDAVVVSVRDDGRGIDRGRVRDRAADDGRAVPDALDDHALLALLARPGFTTAREVSSVSGRGVGVDAVRDRVRRFGGTLSLSTQAGEGTCFSMRLPLTLALGRALVARVGGSAVAVPVGSVRETADVDAESLGHDGGREVWRVRDESLRVVRLRDALGVASAPAAASEGEMAVIEAGERRAALLVDALDGQQDVIVRPLPPLRGALRIFGGATILVDGTPALVLDAPTLLQTTLG from the coding sequence GTGACGGCGCCGTCCACGGCGTCGCGCTACGCGGCGCTGTTCGCGACCGAGAGTCGCACACTGCTCCATGCGGCGGCGACGGCCGCGTCGGCGTTAGGCACGCCCGACGCGGCCGCGCGCGCAGCGGCGGTGGACGCGCTGTTCCGCGCCGTGCACTCGCTGAAGGGGATGGCCGGCGCGATGGAGCTCGCGGCGGTGGAGACGTTCGCCCACGCGCTGGAGACCGCCCTCGCCGCGATGCGCGACGGCGCGCTCGCGATCGAGCCGATGCTCGTCGATACGATCGTCGCCGCGGTCGATCGGCTGGACGAGGCGGTCGAGGCGTCGCTCGCCGGCCGCACGCTCGATCTCGCCGCGGACGCCGAGACGCTGCGCCAGTTCGCGAGCGACGCGCCGGCCGCGGCGCTGCCCACCGCCGCCGTGCTCACGCCGCTTCCCGGTGCGCCCGTCGTGCACGTTCGCATCGACCCCGATGCGGCGCTTCCCGGCGCGCGGGCCGCCGTCGCGGTGCGCAAGCTGGAGGCGTTAGGCACCCTCGACGCGTGCGTCCCGCCGCGCGACGCGTTGTTCGACGCGACGTTCGACGGCCGACTGAGCGTGCGGCTCCGCACCGCCGCGTCCGGCGAGGCGCTGCAGGCGGCGGCCCGCGCGGCCGGCGACGTCGCCGAGGTGCGCGTGGAGTCCGCGGCCGTCGTGGATCCCGCGTCGTCGCGCACGAGGGCCGCGTCGCCCCCGCCCGCGTCGCCTGCGCCCGCGGCGCTCGTGCGCGTGGAGCGCGCGCGGCTCGACGCGCTGCTCGACGTCGCGAGCGAGCTCACGATCGCGCGCGTCCGCCTCGCCGCGGCACTCGGCGGCGTCGCCGATCCCGCGGTCGCTGCGGCGGCGGCCGACATCGCGCGTCTCGTCGGCGCCTTGCACGAGGAGGTGCGCGGCACGCGCACCGCGCCCGCCGCGGACGTGTTCGAGCGGCTGCCGCGCGTGGTGCGCGATCTCGCGCGCGTGCTCGGCAAGCGCGCGGAGCTCGTCGTCGAGGGCGGCGACGTCGCGCTCGACCGCGCGGTGCTGGAGGAGCTGCACGAGCCGCTCGTGCATCTGCTGCGCAACGCGGTGAGCCACGGCCTCGAGTCGCCGGAGGAACGCGTGGCGGCGGGGAAGCCCGCCGTGGGCCGCATCGTGCTGCGCGCGGAGCGCGACCGCGACGCGGTGGTGGTGAGCGTGCGCGACGACGGCCGCGGCATCGACCGCGGGCGAGTGCGCGACCGTGCCGCCGACGACGGACGCGCGGTGCCGGACGCGCTCGACGATCACGCACTGCTCGCGCTCCTCGCGCGCCCCGGCTTCACGACGGCGCGCGAGGTGAGCAGCGTCTCCGGCCGCGGCGTCGGCGTCGATGCGGTGCGCGATCGCGTGCGCCGCTTCGGCGGCACGCTCTCGCTCTCCACGCAGGCCGGCGAGGGCACGTGCTTCTCCATGCGCCTGCCGCTCACGCTCGCCCTCGGCCGCGCGCTCGTCGCGCGCGTCGGCGGCTCCGCCGTGGCGGTGCCCGTGGGCAGCGTGCGCGAGACCGCCGACGTCGATGCCGAGTCGCTCGGCCACGACGGCGGGCGCGAGGTGTGGCGCGTGCGCGACGAGTCGCTGCGGGTGGTGCGGCTGCGCGACGCCCTCGGTGTTGCCTCCGCGCCTGCGGCCGCGTCCGAGGGCGAGATGGCGGTGATCGAGGCGGGCGAGCGGCGCGCGGCGCTGCTCGTCGATGCGCTCGACGGACAGCAGGACGTGATCGTGCGTCCGCTGCCGCCACTTCGCGGCGCGCTCAGGATCTTCGGCGGCGCGACGATACTCGTAGACGGAACGCCGGCGCTGGTGCTCGACGCCCCCACGCTGCTCCAGACAACCCTCGGATGA